A window of Sodalis praecaptivus genomic DNA:
ATTGGCGTTGCCGGCGTCAACGACCGCGGATTTCGACTGGTCCGTAAACTGGTTGCCGGCGGGCGTGACCGAGGCCTCCCGCAGCCGGCGCACGCTGCCGGGCATCAATGAACCGATTGAGGCCAGGCTGTACACCGATGGATTGTTCAGCTTCTCCGTCAACGTCGGTCAGGCGACCACCGGCAATGGGGAGCGCCTCATTCGCACCGGGCGGCGCACCATTCATACCGAGCAGCGCGGCAGCCGGGAAATTACCGTGGTGGGCGAACTGCCCCCGGCTACCGCGAAACGCATCGCCGACGCCGTTGTGTTCAAGGCTCAGCCATGATGAGAGAATGGGCCACCGTCGTGACTTGGCAGCATGGCGTAGCGCAAGTGCGCTGCGAACAGCGCGCGGGCTGCGGTGGCTGCCATGCCAAGCAATCCTGCGGTACCCGCATTCTGAATAAACTCGCGCCCGAAACGCAGCATCATCTAGAGGTGGCCAGCGCGCTGCCGCTGGTGCCGGGGCAGCGCGTCGAAGTCGGCATCACTGAGGGTAGTCTGCTGCGCTCCGCATTTCTGGTGTACATGCTGCCGCTGCTGGGGCTTATCGGCGGCGCGGCTATCATGCAGGCCACGGTGGGTACCGATCCGGCCGCCGCGTGCGGCGGCGTGGCGGGCGGCGTAGCCGGTTTTCTTTGCGCGCGCTACCTGGCGCGTCATACACATGAAACGCACAATAATCAGCTGGTGATTCTGCAGGTGGCGCTGCCGCCTTCGTCTCTGCATGTCCGGGATTGACGCCGGCACCCGCTCGGCAAGCCGCGTTATGTATCGTCACATAATACGCACCTCACGGCTACAAATTGACCACGCCCTTGTGCCGCGACGCCAAATCAAGGTGCGGATCCCGGCAATGTCCCCGCCATTCTTCCTTGCTTCCCCCAGACAGTGTAAGATGCGTCCATCATTTTGTGGGCCATCGGGGCCACGTTCCCCGCAGGGCGACCACCGGACCGACCTAGAGCGCCTGTTTAAGAGAAAAATTTATTAAGATGAAGAACATACGCAACTTCTCCATTATTGCCCACATCGACCACGGCAAATCGACGCTATCCGATCGCCTCATTCAGACCTGCGGCGGCCTGAGCGAGCGTGAAATGGCGGCCCAGGTGCTGGACTCCATGGACCTGGAGCGTGAGCGCGGCATCACCATTAAGGCGCAAAGCGTGACGCTGGACTATAAGGCGCCTGACGGTCAGATTTATCAGCTGAATTTCATCGATACCCCGGGGCATGTGGATTTTTCCTATGAAGTCTCCCGTTCCCTGGCGGCGTGCGAAGGGGCGCTGCTGGTGGTGGATGCCGGGCAAGGAGTAGAGGCCCAGACGCTGGCCAACTGCTACACCGCGATGGAAATGGATTTGGAAGTGGTGCCGGTGCTGAACAAAATCGACCTGCCCGCCGCCGATCCCGATCGCGTCGCGCAGGAGATCGAAGATATCGTCGGCATTGACGCCACCGACGCGGTGCGCTGTTCGGCGAAAACCGGTGTCGGTGTCACTGATGTGCTCGAACGGCTGGTGCGCGATATCCCGCCGCCGGAGGGCGACCCCGCCGCACCGCTGCAGGCGCTGATTATCGATTCCTGGTTCGATAATTACTTAGGCGTGGTATCGCTGGTGCGCATCAAGAACGGCACGCTGCGTAAAGGCGACAAAATAAAGGTAATGAGTACCGGTCAACTTTACAACGCGGATCGGTTGGGTATTTTCACCCCCAAACGGATCGATCGTGACGTGCTGACCTGTGGTGAGGTCGGTTGGCTGGTCTGCGCCATTAAAGATATTCACGGCGCGCCGGTAGGCGATACGCTTACGCTTGCGCGCCAGCCGGCGGATAAAGTACTGCCGGGCTTTAAAAAAGTGAAGCCGCAGGTGTATGCCGGTCTATTCCCGGTGAGTTCCGACGACTACGAGGCGTTTCGCGACGCCCTCGGCAAGCTCAGCCTGAATGATGCCTCGCTGTTCTATGAACCCGAAAGCTCTACCGCATTGGGTTTTGGCTTCCGCTGCGGCTTTCTCGGTCTGCTGCATATGGAAATCATCCAGGAACGGCTGGAACGGGAATATGATCTCGATCTGATAACGACCGCCCCAACGGTTATTTATGAGGTGCTGACCACCGACAACAACACGGTATATGTAGACAGCCCGTCCAAGCTGCCGCCGCTGAATAATATCGCCGAGCTGCGCGAGCCGGTCGCCGAATGCCATATGCTGCTACCGCAGGCTTATTTGGGTAATGTCATCACGCTGTGTATCGAAAAACGCGGCGTGCAGACCAATATGGTCTATCACGGCAATCAGGTAGCGCTGACCTATGACATTCCCATGGCCGAAGTGGTGCTGGATTTCTTTGATCGGCTGAAATCCACCTCGCGCGGCTATGCCTCGCTGGATTATGGGTTTAAGCGTTTTCAAAATTCGGACATGGTGCGGGTGGATGTGTTGATTAACGGCGAGCGGGTCGATGCGCTGGCGTTGATTACCCATCGCGATAACGCGCCGTATCGCGGCCGCGAGTTTGTCGATAAACTTCAGGAACTGATCCCGCGTCAGCAATTTGATATCGCTATTCAGGCGGCCATCGGCAACCATATCATCGCCCGTTCCACCGTCAAGCAGTTGCGCAAGAACGTACTGGCGAAGTGCTATGGCGGCGACGTCAGCCGTAAGAAAAAGCTGCTGCAAAAGCAGAAAGAAGGTAAAAAGCGCATGAAGCAGGTGGGTAACGTTGAGCTACCGCAGGAAGCGTTCCTGGCGATTCTGCACGTGGGTAAAGACAGCAAATAAGTTTGAGGAGATGGCATGGCCAATATGTTTGCCCTGATTCTGGCAATCGCGACGCTTATCACCGGGATCCTCTGGTGCCTGGAACGTTTCAAACTGGCGCCTGCGCGCCGCCGGCTGGCGCAGCAACCCGGCCAGCAACGCGCTGACGCCGTCGGGGTGCCGGCCGGGAATGACGTCGCCGCGAAGGTCAGCCATAAACCTGGCTGGATCGAGACCTGCGCGTCCATTTTCCCGGTATTGTTATTGGTGTTTGTGGTGCGCTCATTTATTTTCGAGCCGTTTCAAATTCCCTCCGGATCGATGATGCCGACGCTTCTGGTCGGAGATTTCATTCTGGTGGAAAAATTCGCCTATGGCATTAAAGACCCGATCACCCAGACGACGCTCATTGAAACCGGCCATCCCAAACGCGGTGACGTCGTGGTATTCAAATACCCGCCCGATCCAAGCCTGGACTATATTAAACGGGTCGTGGGTTTGCCGGGCGACCGAGTCAGTTATGATCCGGTCAACAAACGCGTGACGGTGCAGCCTGGCTGCGTCAGCGGGCAGGACTGCGCCACGGCGTTGCCCATTACCTATAGCGAATTCGCCCCAAGCGATTTTGTACAGACCTTCAACTCGACCGGCAACGGCGAAGCCAGTAGCGGTTTCCTGCAGGTCGCGCCCGATAGGCAGGTGGACGGCGGCATTCGCCTGGCGCAGCGCAAAGAGTCGTTGGGCGGCGTGGTGCACAATGTGCTGACGGTGCCGGGACAGCAAGATCAATTGGGCATTTATTATCAGCAGCCGGGCAGTTCACTGGCGGAGTGGGTAGTGCCGCAGGGCGAGTATTTCATGATGGGCGATAACCGTGATAACAGCGCCGACAGCCGTTATTGGGGATTCGTGCCGGAAAGAAATCTGGTGGGTAAAGCGACGGCTGTCTGGATGAGCTTCGATAAGCAGGAAGGCCAATGGCCGACCGGCGTACGCTTAAGCCGTATTGGCGGCATTCATTAATTCCTTTTTTAGCGAAGCATTATTTCGCTTACCGATGTAGAATACCTCTCAGGTTAGGAAAGGCGGGCTCCCTTCGCGGGAGCCACTGCAAACGAAACAGTTTTGGACAGGCGTGTCGTTCCCAGGCCTGTTCCGTCAGCTGCGGTTTTTTACGCATGGTTGAGTTATTGGTAACGCATGAATCCCATCTTAATAAATAGGCTCCAGAAGAAACTGGGCTACACTTTTCAACAGCACGATCTTTTGTTACAGGCGTTAACGCACCGCAGCGCCAATAGCAAACACAATGAGCGGCTGGAATTTTTGGGCGATTCGATATTGAGTTATGTTATCGCCAATGCGCTGTATCAGCGTTTCCCGCGCGTCGACGAAGGCGATATGAGCCGGATGCGTGCCACGCTGGTGCGCGGCAATACGCTTGCGGAAATGGCGCGGGAGTTCGAGCTGGGCGAATGTTTACGTCTGGGGCCGGGAGAGCTGAAAAGCGGCGGTTTCCGTCGTGAATCCATTTTGGCCGACACGGTAGAAGCGTTGATTGGCGGCGTGTTCCTGGACAGCGATATTCAAACCGTCGAAAAGCTGATCCTCGACTGGTACCGCACACGTTTGGATGAAATCAGCCCCGGCGATAAGCAAAAAGACCCGAAAACCCGGCTGCAAGAATACCTTCAGGGACGCCATTTGCCGCTGCCTACCTATCTGGTGGTGCAGGTGCGCGGCGAGGCGCACGATCAGGAATTTACCATACACTGCCAGGTCAGCGGGCTGGCGCAGCCGGTGGTCGGCAATGGCTCAAGCCGTCGCAAAGCCGAGCAGGCCGCGGCGGAACAAGCACTTAAACTGTTGGAACTTGAATGAGCGAACAGACGACCTATTGTGGGTTTGTGGCGATTGTGGGCCGGCCAAACGTCGGCAAATCCACGCTGCTGAATCAGTTGTTAGGGCAGAAGGTCTCTATTACCTCGCGCAAACCGCAAACCACCCGCCACCGCATTATGGGGATCCACACCGAGGGGCCCTATCAGGCTATCTACGTGGATACCCCTGGGCTGCACATTGAAGAGAAACGGGCGATCAACCGTTTGATGAATCGCGCCGCCAGCAGCTCCATCGGCGATGTGGAACTGGTGATTTTCGTAGTGGAAGGCACTCATTGGACGCCGGACGATGAAATGGTGGTGAACAAACTGCGCGACGTTGGCTGCCCGGTCGTACTGGCGATCAATAAAGTGGATAACGTCGCTGACAAGGAAAAGCTGCTGCCTCATATGCAGTTTCTCAGTCAGCAGATGTCTTTCCATGACATTGTGCCTATCTGCGCCGAGAACGGCATGAACGTCGATACGCTGGCCGGTATTGTGCGCAAGGCGCTGCCGGAGGCCGAGCATCATTTTCCCGAAGATTATATTACCGACCGCTCGCAGCGTTTTATGGCGTCGGAAATTATCCGTGAAAAGCTGATGCGGTTTCTGGGTGATGAACTCCCTTATTCCGTGACGGTGGAAATTGAGCGCTTCGCGGCCAACGATCGCGGCGGTTACGATATCCACGGTCTGATTCTGGTGGAACGAGACGGCCAGAAGAAAATGGTCATCGGCAATAAGGGCAGTAAAATCAAGACAATCGGCATTGAAGCTCGGCAAGATATGGAAGCCATGTTCGAGACACGGGTGCATCTGGAGCTGTGGGTGAAAGTCAAATCGGGCTGGGCCGATGATGAACGTGCCCTGCGCAGCCTGGGTTATGTCGACGACCTCTAGGGAGCGCCGATGGACGGTTGGCAACGCGCTTTCGTGCTGCATGCACGCCCCTACAGCGAAACCAGCCTGCTTCTGGACTTTTTCACCGAGCATCAAGGACGGGTGCGCATTCTGGCCAAGGGCGCGCGTTCGCGCCGCTCCGCGCTTAAAGGCGTGCTGCAGCCGTTTACGCCGCTGCTGGCCCGCTGGGGCGGCCGCGGCGAGGTAAAGACCCTGCGCAGCGCCGAACCCGTCTCGCTGGGCCTGCCGCTGACCGGGTTGATGCTGTATAGCGGACTCTATATCAACGAGCTGCTGTCGCGCGTACTCGCCCATGAAACCGATTACTCCACGCTGTTTTACGATTACCTCCAGTGTCTGCAATGGCTGGCGGGCGCCACCGGTTCACCGGAGCCGGCGCTGCGCCGTTTTGAACTGGCATTGCTGACGCATCTGGGTTACGGCGTCGATTTCCTGCATTGCGCCGGCTCCGGCGAGCCGGTCGACGACGCCATGACCTATCGTTACCGGGAAGAGAAAGGCTTTATCGCCAGCGTACTCTTGGATCGCTATAGCTTTACCGGCCGCGAGCTGCGCGCCCTGGCGGCGCGCGAGTTTCCCGACGTTGACACGCTGCGCGCGGCCAAGCGGTTTACCCGTATGGCGCTGAAACCCTATCTGGGCGGCAAACCGCTCAAGAGCCGCGAGCTGTTTCGTCAGTTTCTCGACCGGCGTCCGGGCGGCGCAGGCGGTGCGGCGGCGCGGGATGCGGGTCCGTCGGGGCCAGCCGGTGAAGCGGGTGAGCAATAAACTGGCCTGCGTCACAGCGCTGGTTTACACTGCGACACAGTATCGACAAAATCAGGGGAAGGGGATGTCTGAATTGCTGCTGGGCGTGAATATCGATCATATCGCAACGTTACGCAATGCGCGCGGGACGGCCTGGCCGGATCCGGTTCAAGCGGCTTTTATCGCCGAGCAAGCGGGGGCCGACGGCATTACCGTGCATCTGCGCGAAGATCGCCGGCATATCACCGATCGCGATGTCCATCTGCTGCGCAAGACGATTCAGACCCGAATGAATCTGGAAATGGCGGTGACGGAGGAGATGGTGGCTATTGCCTGTTCCCTGTCGCCGCATTTCTGTTGTCTGGTGCCGGAAAAGCGCCAGGAAGTCACCACCGAAGGCGGGCTGGATGTGGCCGGCCAGCGCGACAAACTTCGTCAGGCCGTGGCCCGTCTAAGCGATGCCGGGATCCAGGTCTCGTTGTTTATCGATGCCGATGAGCGTCAGATCGCGGCGGCGGCGGAAGTGGGCGCGCCCTACATTGAAATTCATACCGGCGCCTATGCCGATGCGGCCGATGAAGCATCGCGCGCCGCGGAGTTCGCTCGCATCAGTCATGGCGCGCAGTACGCCACGACGCTGGGCCTCAAGGTCAATGCCGGCCACGGTCTTGATTATCACAATGTGAAGCCCGTGGCCGCGCTGGCGCCTATGCACGAGCTGAATATCGGCCACGCGATTATCAGCCGGGCCGTGATTGGCGGTCTGGCGGAAGCGGTAAGCGACATGAAACGCCTGATGCGCGAAGCGCGCGGCTGATGGCGATTGTCGGCATTGGTACCGATATCGTCGAGATTGGACGTATCGAGGCGGTGGTTTCCCGCAGCGGCGATCGGCTTGCGCGCCGTATCCTCAGCCCCGATGAATGGTTGCAATATCAGCAGCACAATCAGCCGGTACGCTTCCTCGCCAAACGCTTCGCGGTAAAAGAGGCGGCGTCGAAGGCGCTTGGCACCGGTATTCGTGACGGGCTGGCTTTTGCGCAGTTTGAGGTCTGCAATGATGCGTTGGGTAAACCTTCGTTACGGTTGTTTGCCCAGGCGGCGGAGCTGGCCAGCCAATTAGGCGTCACCGGCATGTACGTCACGTTGGCCGATGAGCGGCATTACGCCTGCGCCACGGTCATCTTTGAACGCTGACGCCGCGCGGCGGCGGCCCTAGGGCTAAAGCCTATCGGCGTGGTGCAGCAGCACAAACTTTTCCCACAGCGCATCGCTATTTTCCACACGCTGCGGATCGGCAATGATCGTGTGATCGATAGGGCATACCTGCTGGCAGGTGGGCCGATCATAGTGACCGATACACTCCGTACAGCGGTCGGCATCGATTTGATAATACTCCGCGCCCATACTGATGGCCTGGTTCGGGCACTCCGGTTCGCACATGTCGCAATTGATGCAGCGTTTAGTAATAAGTAAAGCCATTTCAGGGTATTACCATGGTAACCATACAAAACTTCAAGGTGTGGCGTTGTCTTATTCTGTCTCGACGGCCTAAGTTAATCGCGCGTCGTCAACGCCGATAAGCGTCGTTGGGCAACACGACAGCGTTTTCTTTACGCAGGCATGGCGATGAAGCCCGCTTCCGCGCCTTGGCCGATAAGGTTTGAGAATGCCGCGCACTGTAACACATAAACCGGACGGGCCCAATGATGGCGATGATTACGCCTTGGTTACAAGTCAGTCGCTCCCGTCGTCGGTCAGTTTGAATGGACATAAAAGGGTGGGCTTTGACACCTCACGTCACCGACCGAAGAAAGGGCGCGGTTTGGCCACCTCAACCCCGTTGTCTTATCGCTAGGTTTTAATCGAGGCGACAGGACAAAGGCGTGGCCGTTTCGGCGCTCCCCACCGCCGTAGAGATTTCAGCACAGGTGACCGGCAGACCCCGCTCAGGCGGGCTGGCGCGGGCGAGCCGGCATTGCCGCGCCGCCAGGCGTTACCAGAAGAAATTCACGCCCTGCCGCAGGCGCTTTCTGGGGATATAGTGATTCAGGCCTGTGGCCTGGCAGTGATCGATCAGGGCGCTCAAGGAATTGATGCCGATTTTGCTGTAAATCGTACAGAGTCGATTTTCCACCGTCCGGTGCGACAAGGTTAACGCCGCGGCAATTTCCTTTGCGCTAAGTTTCTGTATGGCGAAGAAAATGATATCCAGCTCTTTTTCGTTAAAGGTGTCGTCAGGGGGCGTGAGGCTGATAACCGATGGTTTCAACTGTTTGCAAAAATCCCACAATGACAGAAAGGTGAACCTTTTGGCGTAACAGAAGGTGCCCAACACACCTCCTTGAGAATCATAGACGGGGAATTTGGCGCAGTACCATGGCTCCAGCACCGCGCGGCGGGTAAAAAAAGACGTGGTAATGATTTCCGCGCCCTCAGGACTGGCCTGCGCTTTTCTGTCGTGCGCCTGATAATCGGCGGCAAATTCCGCCCAGGGGGTGGGGAATTCACCGTCAAGACGGCCCTCGAAGTCAAAATTGGCGGGAATATTGGCAAAGTCCTGCGCCGCCTCATTGATATAAACATAGCGGGAATCGTGACTTTTCAGCGCCCACGGCAGGGGGGCTTTTTCCATAAACGTTATGAGCGGTAGGTGGTCGAGCGTTTCCCGGGTAAGCGCTGTGGACAATCCGTTGTCGTTTTGCTCCATGAGGGGGCCTCCTCGGCAATCGTTAGCCTGATG
This region includes:
- a CDS encoding YfhL family 4Fe-4S dicluster ferredoxin, giving the protein MALLITKRCINCDMCEPECPNQAISMGAEYYQIDADRCTECIGHYDRPTCQQVCPIDHTIIADPQRVENSDALWEKFVLLHHADRL
- a CDS encoding helix-turn-helix transcriptional regulator; this translates as MEQNDNGLSTALTRETLDHLPLITFMEKAPLPWALKSHDSRYVYINEAAQDFANIPANFDFEGRLDGEFPTPWAEFAADYQAHDRKAQASPEGAEIITTSFFTRRAVLEPWYCAKFPVYDSQGGVLGTFCYAKRFTFLSLWDFCKQLKPSVISLTPPDDTFNEKELDIIFFAIQKLSAKEIAAALTLSHRTVENRLCTIYSKIGINSLSALIDHCQATGLNHYIPRKRLRQGVNFFW
- the era gene encoding GTPase Era; this translates as MSEQTTYCGFVAIVGRPNVGKSTLLNQLLGQKVSITSRKPQTTRHRIMGIHTEGPYQAIYVDTPGLHIEEKRAINRLMNRAASSSIGDVELVIFVVEGTHWTPDDEMVVNKLRDVGCPVVLAINKVDNVADKEKLLPHMQFLSQQMSFHDIVPICAENGMNVDTLAGIVRKALPEAEHHFPEDYITDRSQRFMASEIIREKLMRFLGDELPYSVTVEIERFAANDRGGYDIHGLILVERDGQKKMVIGNKGSKIKTIGIEARQDMEAMFETRVHLELWVKVKSGWADDERALRSLGYVDDL
- the rnc gene encoding ribonuclease III translates to MNPILINRLQKKLGYTFQQHDLLLQALTHRSANSKHNERLEFLGDSILSYVIANALYQRFPRVDEGDMSRMRATLVRGNTLAEMAREFELGECLRLGPGELKSGGFRRESILADTVEALIGGVFLDSDIQTVEKLILDWYRTRLDEISPGDKQKDPKTRLQEYLQGRHLPLPTYLVVQVRGEAHDQEFTIHCQVSGLAQPVVGNGSSRRKAEQAAAEQALKLLELE
- the rseC gene encoding SoxR-reducing system protein RseC, whose amino-acid sequence is MMREWATVVTWQHGVAQVRCEQRAGCGGCHAKQSCGTRILNKLAPETQHHLEVASALPLVPGQRVEVGITEGSLLRSAFLVYMLPLLGLIGGAAIMQATVGTDPAAACGGVAGGVAGFLCARYLARHTHETHNNQLVILQVALPPSSLHVRD
- the lepA gene encoding translation elongation factor 4: MKNIRNFSIIAHIDHGKSTLSDRLIQTCGGLSEREMAAQVLDSMDLERERGITIKAQSVTLDYKAPDGQIYQLNFIDTPGHVDFSYEVSRSLAACEGALLVVDAGQGVEAQTLANCYTAMEMDLEVVPVLNKIDLPAADPDRVAQEIEDIVGIDATDAVRCSAKTGVGVTDVLERLVRDIPPPEGDPAAPLQALIIDSWFDNYLGVVSLVRIKNGTLRKGDKIKVMSTGQLYNADRLGIFTPKRIDRDVLTCGEVGWLVCAIKDIHGAPVGDTLTLARQPADKVLPGFKKVKPQVYAGLFPVSSDDYEAFRDALGKLSLNDASLFYEPESSTALGFGFRCGFLGLLHMEIIQERLEREYDLDLITTAPTVIYEVLTTDNNTVYVDSPSKLPPLNNIAELREPVAECHMLLPQAYLGNVITLCIEKRGVQTNMVYHGNQVALTYDIPMAEVVLDFFDRLKSTSRGYASLDYGFKRFQNSDMVRVDVLINGERVDALALITHRDNAPYRGREFVDKLQELIPRQQFDIAIQAAIGNHIIARSTVKQLRKNVLAKCYGGDVSRKKKLLQKQKEGKKRMKQVGNVELPQEAFLAILHVGKDSK
- the acpS gene encoding holo-ACP synthase, encoding MAIVGIGTDIVEIGRIEAVVSRSGDRLARRILSPDEWLQYQQHNQPVRFLAKRFAVKEAASKALGTGIRDGLAFAQFEVCNDALGKPSLRLFAQAAELASQLGVTGMYVTLADERHYACATVIFER
- the pdxJ gene encoding pyridoxine 5'-phosphate synthase, with translation MSELLLGVNIDHIATLRNARGTAWPDPVQAAFIAEQAGADGITVHLREDRRHITDRDVHLLRKTIQTRMNLEMAVTEEMVAIACSLSPHFCCLVPEKRQEVTTEGGLDVAGQRDKLRQAVARLSDAGIQVSLFIDADERQIAAAAEVGAPYIEIHTGAYADAADEASRAAEFARISHGAQYATTLGLKVNAGHGLDYHNVKPVAALAPMHELNIGHAIISRAVIGGLAEAVSDMKRLMREARG
- the recO gene encoding DNA repair protein RecO, whose amino-acid sequence is MDGWQRAFVLHARPYSETSLLLDFFTEHQGRVRILAKGARSRRSALKGVLQPFTPLLARWGGRGEVKTLRSAEPVSLGLPLTGLMLYSGLYINELLSRVLAHETDYSTLFYDYLQCLQWLAGATGSPEPALRRFELALLTHLGYGVDFLHCAGSGEPVDDAMTYRYREEKGFIASVLLDRYSFTGRELRALAAREFPDVDTLRAAKRFTRMALKPYLGGKPLKSRELFRQFLDRRPGGAGGAAARDAGPSGPAGEAGEQ
- the lepB gene encoding signal peptidase I gives rise to the protein MANMFALILAIATLITGILWCLERFKLAPARRRLAQQPGQQRADAVGVPAGNDVAAKVSHKPGWIETCASIFPVLLLVFVVRSFIFEPFQIPSGSMMPTLLVGDFILVEKFAYGIKDPITQTTLIETGHPKRGDVVVFKYPPDPSLDYIKRVVGLPGDRVSYDPVNKRVTVQPGCVSGQDCATALPITYSEFAPSDFVQTFNSTGNGEASSGFLQVAPDRQVDGGIRLAQRKESLGGVVHNVLTVPGQQDQLGIYYQQPGSSLAEWVVPQGEYFMMGDNRDNSADSRYWGFVPERNLVGKATAVWMSFDKQEGQWPTGVRLSRIGGIH